A single genomic interval of Sinorhizobium garamanticum harbors:
- a CDS encoding cell division protein ZapA translates to MAQVTVTIDGKAYRMACEEGQEDHLSDLAARFDQYVAHLKGQFGEIGDLRLTVMAGIMVMDELSEVNRRLKSLETEMNNLTSGRDVALSEQAKSEEALASALSEVTAQIHNIAAKLNGRAGIPAN, encoded by the coding sequence ATGGCGCAGGTAACGGTGACGATCGACGGCAAGGCTTACCGGATGGCCTGCGAGGAAGGGCAAGAAGACCACCTGAGCGACCTCGCGGCGAGATTCGATCAATATGTGGCCCACCTTAAGGGACAGTTCGGAGAAATCGGCGACCTGCGACTGACGGTGATGGCCGGCATCATGGTCATGGATGAACTCAGCGAGGTCAATCGCCGGCTCAAGAGCCTCGAGACGGAAATGAACAATCTGACGAGTGGCCGCGACGTGGCGCTTTCCGAGCAGGCGAAGAGCGAGGAGGCGTTGGCCTCGGCGCTGAGCGAAGTGACCGCCCAGATCCACAACATCGCAGCCAAGCTCAATGGTCGCGCCGGTATTCCGGCCAACTGA
- a CDS encoding LysR family transcriptional regulator — translation MSLPLDSDLLRTFLAVADAGNLTKAADSVGRTQSAVSMQIKKLEDALGDTLFDRHSRGVALTTQGRRLVDNARRIVALLDDTAAAMRQPALDGSVRIGIPEEYINSTLPRALGAFAAIHPGVEVTVQQGTSMSNRAALEAGEIDIAVVFEPGGRTKNEVLMVDPTVWVTSDQHGTHERQPLPIATYTYATGGWCDDLAMQNLKRRGRRSRVAYVSRTSGGLIAAVVSGLAIAPLSRSAIPPGCRELTEDDGFGIIDMSNVVLRTRPENRSPTIDAMADAIRSAFLGT, via the coding sequence ATGTCTCTTCCGCTCGACAGCGACCTCCTGAGAACCTTCCTTGCGGTTGCCGACGCCGGCAATCTGACCAAGGCGGCCGACAGCGTCGGGCGCACCCAGTCAGCCGTGAGCATGCAGATCAAGAAGCTTGAAGATGCGCTCGGCGACACGCTTTTCGACCGACATTCGCGCGGGGTCGCGCTGACGACGCAAGGCCGGCGCCTTGTCGACAATGCGCGGCGCATCGTGGCGCTCCTCGATGATACTGCGGCCGCCATGCGCCAGCCCGCACTGGACGGTTCGGTCAGGATCGGGATTCCCGAGGAGTATATCAACTCCACCCTTCCAAGAGCGTTGGGCGCGTTCGCCGCCATACACCCCGGCGTGGAGGTCACGGTGCAACAGGGTACCTCGATGTCCAATCGGGCAGCCCTTGAGGCAGGCGAGATCGACATTGCTGTCGTTTTCGAGCCGGGCGGGCGAACCAAGAACGAGGTCCTCATGGTCGACCCCACTGTCTGGGTAACCTCGGATCAACACGGCACACATGAGCGGCAGCCTCTGCCTATAGCCACATACACATACGCCACGGGCGGATGGTGCGATGATCTGGCGATGCAGAATCTGAAGAGGCGTGGAAGGCGCAGTCGCGTCGCCTATGTCAGCCGAACGAGCGGCGGTCTGATCGCGGCCGTCGTTTCCGGTCTTGCGATCGCGCCGCTGTCGCGCAGCGCCATACCGCCCGGCTGTCGCGAACTGACCGAGGACGACGGTTTTGGCATCATCGACATGTCGAACGTCGTGCTGCGCACCAGGCCGGAAAATCGATCACCGACGATCGATGCGATGGCTGATGCCATCCGCAGCGCCTTTTTGGGCACTTGA
- the tkt gene encoding transketolase, protein MISREKHDRMANAIRFLSMDAVEKANSGHPGLPMGAADIATVLFTRYLNFDPKNPAWPNRDRFVLSAGHGSMLLYSLLYLTGYEDITIDEIKNFRQLGSRTAGHPEYGHAAGIETTTGPLGQGLANSVGMAIAERKLRDEFGSDLMEHYTYVLAGDGCLMEGVSQEAIALAGHLKLNKLIVFWDDNNISIDGPISIADSTDQHARFRACNWNTIAVDGHDPDAIAAAIEQAQKSDKPTMIACKTVIGFGAPNKAGTHKVHGSPLGADEIAATRKALGWEAQAFTVPSDVLDAWRLAGLRSTKVRKDWEERLEKTETEKKAQFIRRFAGELEGGLASAISAYKQKLAETKPSPATRKASEDALEVINGVLAETVGGSADLTGSNNTKTSQTHSITPDNFSGRYIHYGVREHGMAAAMNGMALHGGLIPYSGGFLIFSDYCRPSIRLAALMGIRVIHVLTHDSIGLGEDGPTHQPVEHMAALRAIPNLLMFRPADATETAECWQLALENHNRPSGIALTRQNLMAVRTEYEETNLCARGAYDLISASDAEVTIFATGSEVEIAVKACQTLTTKGVSTRVVSVPCFELFAEQSEDYQRAIIGTSPVKIAVEAGIRQGWDHFIGTDGTFIGMSSFGASGPYKDLYRHFGITPEAVVAAAEAKLS, encoded by the coding sequence ATGATCTCTCGCGAAAAACACGATCGGATGGCAAATGCGATCCGCTTCCTCTCCATGGACGCCGTCGAGAAGGCAAATTCCGGCCACCCGGGTCTCCCAATGGGCGCTGCCGATATCGCAACCGTGCTCTTCACGCGGTACCTGAACTTCGACCCCAAGAACCCCGCCTGGCCCAACCGCGACCGTTTCGTGCTTTCGGCTGGCCACGGCTCGATGCTGCTTTACTCGCTGCTCTATCTTACGGGCTACGAGGACATCACCATCGACGAGATCAAGAACTTCCGCCAGCTTGGCTCGCGCACGGCCGGCCACCCGGAATACGGCCATGCGGCCGGCATCGAGACCACCACGGGTCCGCTCGGCCAGGGTCTTGCCAATTCGGTCGGCATGGCGATCGCCGAACGCAAGCTGCGTGACGAATTCGGCAGCGACCTGATGGAGCACTATACCTACGTGCTCGCCGGCGACGGCTGCCTCATGGAAGGCGTCAGCCAGGAAGCGATCGCGCTGGCCGGCCACCTCAAGCTCAACAAGCTGATCGTCTTCTGGGACGACAACAACATCTCGATCGACGGCCCGATCTCGATCGCGGATTCGACCGACCAGCACGCGCGCTTCCGCGCCTGCAACTGGAACACCATCGCAGTCGACGGCCATGATCCGGATGCGATTGCTGCAGCGATCGAACAGGCCCAGAAGTCCGACAAGCCGACGATGATCGCCTGCAAGACCGTCATCGGATTCGGCGCCCCGAACAAGGCCGGTACGCACAAGGTCCATGGTTCGCCGCTCGGCGCCGACGAAATCGCCGCGACCCGCAAGGCGCTTGGCTGGGAAGCCCAGGCCTTCACTGTTCCCTCGGACGTGCTCGACGCCTGGCGCCTCGCCGGCCTTCGCTCGACCAAGGTGCGGAAAGACTGGGAAGAGCGCCTGGAAAAGACCGAGACCGAGAAGAAGGCACAGTTCATCCGGCGCTTCGCCGGCGAACTCGAAGGCGGCCTTGCCTCCGCAATCAGCGCCTACAAGCAGAAACTCGCCGAGACCAAGCCGTCGCCCGCAACCCGCAAGGCCTCCGAGGACGCGCTCGAAGTCATCAACGGCGTTCTCGCCGAGACGGTCGGCGGCTCTGCCGACCTTACCGGCTCGAACAACACCAAGACCAGCCAGACCCATTCGATCACGCCGGATAACTTCTCCGGCCGCTACATCCACTATGGCGTACGCGAGCACGGCATGGCGGCGGCGATGAACGGCATGGCGCTACACGGCGGTCTCATCCCCTATTCCGGCGGCTTCCTGATCTTCTCGGATTATTGCCGCCCGTCGATCCGCCTCGCCGCGCTGATGGGCATTCGCGTCATCCACGTGCTGACGCACGATTCCATCGGTCTCGGCGAAGACGGCCCGACCCACCAGCCGGTCGAGCACATGGCTGCGCTGCGCGCCATTCCGAACCTGCTGATGTTCCGTCCCGCCGACGCGACCGAAACGGCCGAATGCTGGCAGCTTGCGCTCGAAAACCACAACCGCCCGTCCGGCATTGCGCTGACCCGCCAGAACCTGATGGCGGTGCGCACCGAATATGAGGAAACGAACCTCTGCGCCCGCGGCGCCTATGACCTGATCTCCGCAAGCGATGCCGAGGTGACGATCTTCGCCACCGGCTCGGAAGTCGAGATCGCCGTCAAGGCCTGCCAGACGCTCACCACCAAGGGTGTTTCGACGCGCGTCGTGTCGGTTCCCTGCTTCGAGCTTTTTGCCGAACAGAGCGAAGATTACCAGCGGGCGATCATCGGCACTTCGCCGGTCAAGATCGCCGTCGAGGCCGGCATCCGGCAGGGGTGGGATCACTTCATCGGCACCGATGGCACGTTCATCGGCATGTCGAGCTTCGGCGCTTCCGGTCCCTACAAGGACCTCTACAGACATTTCGGCATCACGCCGGAAGCCGTCGTAGCGGCTGCAGAAGCCAAACTGTCCTGA
- a CDS encoding DUF4164 domain-containing protein, with the protein MPAKTVKAAIEELRNAVQSLEGAIDGRFDKERDLSEFEGEVRRVNTDRARLAQELDQSQFRANRLEEVNREVSRRLVTAMETIRAVLDR; encoded by the coding sequence ATGCCGGCAAAGACGGTCAAAGCGGCGATCGAGGAGCTACGGAACGCGGTCCAGTCGCTCGAGGGCGCGATCGACGGTCGTTTCGACAAGGAAAGGGATTTGAGTGAGTTCGAAGGCGAGGTGCGGCGGGTCAACACCGACCGGGCGCGGCTGGCACAGGAACTCGACCAGTCCCAGTTTCGAGCCAACCGGCTGGAAGAGGTCAACCGCGAAGTGTCCCGTCGCCTGGTGACGGCGATGGAAACCATTCGAGCGGTGTTGGATCGTTGA
- the gap gene encoding type I glyceraldehyde-3-phosphate dehydrogenase, with translation MTVKVAINGFGRIGRNVLRAIVESGRTDIEVVAINDLGPVETNAHLLRFDSIHGRFPADVKVEGDAIVINNGKPIKVTAIRNPAELPHKELGVDIAMECTGIFTARDKAAAHLEAGAKRVIVSAPADGADLTVVYGVNHDKLTKEHLVISNASCTTNCLVPVAKVLHDAIGIDHGMMTTIHSYTNDQPSLDQMHKDLYRARAAALSMIPTSTGAAKAVGLVLPELKGKLDGVSMRVPTPNVSVVDLKFVAKRETTKEEVNAAIKAAADGPLKGILGYTLQPNVSADFNHDPHSSIFHMDQTKVMEGKFVSILSWYDNEWGFSNRMADTAVALGKLL, from the coding sequence ATGACAGTGAAAGTCGCTATCAACGGTTTTGGCCGCATCGGCCGCAACGTGCTCCGCGCGATCGTCGAATCCGGCCGCACCGACATCGAAGTCGTCGCCATCAACGATCTCGGCCCGGTAGAGACGAATGCGCACCTGCTGCGCTTCGATTCCATCCACGGCCGGTTCCCGGCAGACGTGAAGGTCGAGGGCGACGCCATCGTCATCAACAACGGCAAGCCGATCAAGGTAACCGCCATCCGCAACCCGGCTGAACTGCCGCACAAGGAACTCGGCGTCGATATCGCGATGGAGTGCACCGGCATCTTCACCGCCCGCGATAAGGCGGCCGCCCATCTCGAAGCCGGCGCCAAGCGCGTCATCGTCTCGGCCCCGGCCGACGGCGCCGACCTGACCGTCGTCTACGGCGTCAACCATGACAAGCTGACGAAGGAACACCTCGTCATCTCCAACGCATCCTGCACGACCAACTGCCTAGTGCCGGTCGCCAAGGTGCTGCACGACGCCATCGGCATCGACCACGGCATGATGACGACGATCCACTCCTATACCAACGACCAGCCGTCGCTCGACCAGATGCACAAGGATCTCTACCGTGCGCGTGCGGCGGCGCTGTCGATGATCCCGACCTCGACGGGTGCTGCCAAGGCCGTCGGCCTCGTGCTGCCGGAACTGAAGGGCAAGCTTGACGGTGTCTCCATGCGCGTGCCGACCCCGAATGTCTCGGTCGTCGATCTCAAGTTCGTCGCCAAGCGCGAGACGACCAAGGAGGAGGTCAACGCGGCCATCAAGGCTGCCGCCGACGGTCCGCTCAAGGGCATTCTCGGCTATACGCTTCAGCCGAACGTCTCCGCCGACTTCAACCATGACCCGCATTCCTCGATCTTCCACATGGATCAGACCAAGGTGATGGAGGGCAAGTTCGTGTCGATCCTGTCCTGGTACGACAACGAGTGGGGCTTCTCGAACCGCATGGCGGACACGGCGGTCGCCCTCGGCAAGCTCCTGTAA